Proteins from a genomic interval of Anolis sagrei isolate rAnoSag1 chromosome 1, rAnoSag1.mat, whole genome shotgun sequence:
- the GPATCH11 gene encoding G patch domain-containing protein 11 isoform X2 — translation MKETFKKEEKQKEANEKSRQKSIKEQEKEQRDTVLNIALGNENKGFAMLQKMGYKTGQPLGKSGKGIVEPIPLNITTGRSGIGHEEVKKRKAAEDLESYRRKMHMKKQAEQQTADLFKMRLRTKQEQLQVKRDLEKSQKACQQLDMQKGLELPKEIWYWIISDNEKEDAEEEEEEEEEEEEEEEEEEEEEHKESEKLQVLTAYLRKEYFYCIWCGTAYEDQEDLSSNCPGDTFADHE, via the exons ATGAAAGAAACCtttaagaaagaagaaaaacaaaaagaagccAATGAGAAAAGTAGGCAGAAAAGTAtaaaagaacaggagaaagaacaACGTGACACcgttttaaatattgcattgggCAATGAAAACAAAGGTTTTGCTATGCTTCAGAAGATGGGCTACAAAACTGGGCAACCTCTTGGCAAAAGTG GGAAAGGGATTGTTGAGCCCATTCCTCTCAACATAACCACAG GCAGGAGCGGGATCGGACATGAAGAAGTAAAGAAACGGAAAGCTGCCGAAGACCTGGAAAGCTATAGAAGAAAAATGCATATGAAAAAGCAAGCAGAACAGCAGACAGCTGATCTCTTCAA AATGAGACTAAGGACAAAACAAGAGCAGCTGCAAGTCAAACGGGACCTTGAGAAAAGTCAGAAAGCCTGTCAACAATTAGATATGCAAAAA GGTCTTGAACTCCCCAAAGAGATTTGGTATTGGATAATATCAGACAATGAAAAAGAAGatgcagaggaagaagaggaggaggaggaggaggaggaggaggaggaggaggaggaggaggaagaagaacacAAA GAATCAGAAAAGTTGCAAGTTCTGACAGCGTATTTAAGGAAAGAATACTTTTATTGCATCTGGTGTGGCACAGCATATGAAG
- the GPATCH11 gene encoding G patch domain-containing protein 11 isoform X1: MDEEEDDYMSDSFINTNQDVRPGIPLPRRMKETFKKEEKQKEANEKSRQKSIKEQEKEQRDTVLNIALGNENKGFAMLQKMGYKTGQPLGKSGKGIVEPIPLNITTGRSGIGHEEVKKRKAAEDLESYRRKMHMKKQAEQQTADLFKMRLRTKQEQLQVKRDLEKSQKACQQLDMQKGLELPKEIWYWIISDNEKEDAEEEEEEEEEEEEEEEEEEEEEHKESEKLQVLTAYLRKEYFYCIWCGTAYEDQEDLSSNCPGDTFADHE; the protein is encoded by the exons AtggatgaagaagaagatgacTACATGTCCGATTCCTTTATTAATACAAA CCAGGATGTCAGGCCAGGAATACCATTGCCAAGGCGCATGAAAGAAACCtttaagaaagaagaaaaacaaaaagaagccAATGAGAAAAGTAGGCAGAAAAGTAtaaaagaacaggagaaagaacaACGTGACACcgttttaaatattgcattgggCAATGAAAACAAAGGTTTTGCTATGCTTCAGAAGATGGGCTACAAAACTGGGCAACCTCTTGGCAAAAGTG GGAAAGGGATTGTTGAGCCCATTCCTCTCAACATAACCACAG GCAGGAGCGGGATCGGACATGAAGAAGTAAAGAAACGGAAAGCTGCCGAAGACCTGGAAAGCTATAGAAGAAAAATGCATATGAAAAAGCAAGCAGAACAGCAGACAGCTGATCTCTTCAA AATGAGACTAAGGACAAAACAAGAGCAGCTGCAAGTCAAACGGGACCTTGAGAAAAGTCAGAAAGCCTGTCAACAATTAGATATGCAAAAA GGTCTTGAACTCCCCAAAGAGATTTGGTATTGGATAATATCAGACAATGAAAAAGAAGatgcagaggaagaagaggaggaggaggaggaggaggaggaggaggaggaggaggaggaggaagaagaacacAAA GAATCAGAAAAGTTGCAAGTTCTGACAGCGTATTTAAGGAAAGAATACTTTTATTGCATCTGGTGTGGCACAGCATATGAAG